One stretch of Cottoperca gobio chromosome 18, fCotGob3.1, whole genome shotgun sequence DNA includes these proteins:
- the LOC115023475 gene encoding RNA-binding protein 4B-like isoform X2, which produces MDKSNTVKLFVGNLALDTTQEELSAIFEPYGQVVSCSVLRQFAFVHLQGEGSAERAIRELNGREFRGRNLVVEESRGRPLHSTKVFVGNLSGMCTTEDLQQLFQTFGKVLECDKVKGYAFVHMENKEDALQAIEALHGTSFKGRPLSVELSKVQPSKQAPTGKIPCVNCGKQGHYAGECPVGKPSLEQYQSQAAVLAAAAAAAAGLPLQVQQSVHNSVYNTSTFDPTYAALTGITTGTRTDGNPVNPAVYGALASQVYGANVASQLYGTVANQAALQSGATQMYSSMTPNIYGQMTASPSAAAVAAAAAAYSPQVYTQNMANSHVYLTAAHGLDMSSAAGVNPAYAVSPAIYGAAAPAYAHISAMGGADPTAIFEAARQAHYFAQGQQVMADQQSVAAAAAAAAAAKSGERDRSPLRRSVPLLPDPVMKPFIYQRAKPRRPLLPTPAGRAAEEAAEAAEDPMARYYAEYYQQLQQYPQFQYAYPPPNAVAGIPGMQGVPGVPTVSAMSAQSVAALEALRPSAAAMAAAMAAPRVYEPPLPPPTRKEAILRRPELSLHTPEPPFR; this is translated from the exons ATGGACAAGAGCAACACAGTGAAGCTCTTCGTGGGCAACCTGGCGTTGGACACCACCCAGGAGGAGCTGTCGGCCATCTTCGAACCCTACGGCCAAGTGGTCAGCTGCAGTGTGTTGCGACAGTTTGCCTTCGTCCACCTGCAGGGCGAGGGTTCCGCCGAGCGAGCCATCCGGGAGCTCAATGGACGGGAGTTTCGTGGACGCAATTTGGTGGTGGAGGAGTCGAGGGGACGACCGTTGCACTCCACCAAGGTGTTTGTGGGTAATCTGAGTGGGATGTGCACCACGGAGGACCTCCAGCAGCTGTTCCAGACATTTGGAAAAGTTCTCGAGTGTGATAAAGTCAAAG GCTATGCCTTTGTCCATATGGAAAACAAGGAAGACGCACTCCAGGCCATCGAGGCCCTGCATGGCACCTCGTTTAAGGGCCGCCCCCTGTCTGTGGAGCTGTCCAAGGTCCAGCCCAGCAAGCAGGCACCAACAGGAAAGATCCCCTGTGTTAACTGTGGAAAGCAGGGCCACTATGCTGGAGAATGTCCTGTGGGGAAGCCTTCTCTGGAGCAATACCAGAGTCAGGCGGCCgtcctggctgctgctgctgctgcagccgccGGCCTGCCACTACAGGTCCAACAAAGCGTGCACAATTCAGTCTACAACACCTCCACCTTTGACCCCACATATGCGGCTCTTACTGGGATCACCACAGGCACACGCACTGATGGAAACCCAGTGAATCCAGCTGTTTATGGTGCCCTTGCCAGCCAGGTGTATGGTGCCAATGTTGCCAGTCAGCTTTATGGAACGGTGGCCAATCAGGCAGCTCTTCAATCAGGAGCCACCCAAATGTACAGCTCGATGACCCCCAACATCTACGGCCAGATGACTGCATCTCCTTCggctgctgctgtggctgccGCTGCGGCTGCTTACTCACCTCAAGTTTACACCCAGAATATGGCCAACTCGCACGTCTATCTGACTGCTGCTCATGGATTAGACATGTCATCAGCGGCTGGGGTCAACCCTGCCTACGCTGTATCTCCGGCAATTTATGGTGCCGCCGCGCCAGCCTACGCTCACATAAGCGCCATGGGAGGAGCGGACCCGACAGCCATCTTTGAGGCAGCCAGACAGGCACATTACTTTGCCCAGGGCCAGCAGGTTATGGCTGACCAGCAGTCAgtggctgctgcagcagcagcagccgctgCTGCAAAGTCTGGAGAGAGGGACCGCAGTCCGCTGCGGAGGTCAGTACCTCTGCTACCAGACCCAGTGATGAAGCCGTTCATTTACCAGAGAGCCAAGCCGCGCCGACCCCTTCTCCCTACGCCAGCTGGCCGAGCGGCAGAAGaggcagcagaggctgcagaggaCCCCATGGCCAG GTACTATGCGGAGTACtaccagcagctgcagcagtaccCCCAGTTCCAGTATGCCTACCCACCACCGAACGCAGTGGCAGGCATCCCTGGCATGCAGGGAGTGCCGGGAGTCCCCACTGTCTCCGCGATGTCCGCCCAGTCAGTCGCTGCGCTGGAGGCCCTCAGGCCCTCCGCTGCGGCAATGGCAGCCGCCATGGCTGCGCCAAGGGTGTATGAGCCGCCGTTGCCGCCGCCCACGCGCAAGGAGGCCATCCTCCGCCGCCCCGAACTCTCCCTTCACACGCCTGAGCCCCCCTTCCGATAG
- the LOC115023479 gene encoding copper chaperone for superoxide dismutase-like, with the protein MAAPVGSYSRFVSVSRKIGSLLFNSVCIAQAAACGTNMDSVGPTKLEFAVQMTCESCAVKVRAALEGEPGVKSVSVDVGKEEVLVDSTLTSAEVQALIESTGRRAVLKGMGGSERDLGSAVAMLAGVGKIQGVVRFLQLSEQRCLIDGTIDGLEPGPHGLHVHALGDLTLDCLSCGEHYNPLGQQHGGPGDSERHVGDLGNIVAAPDGRASFRQEDSQLKVWDVIGRSLVVDAGEDDLGRGAHPLSKQTGNSGERLACGIIARSAGLFQNPKQICACDGVTLWEERDRPIAGIGRSKANAEIPAAHL; encoded by the exons ATGGCGGCGCCCGTTGGCAGTTACAGCCGGTTCGTTTCCGTTTCTAGAAAAATAGGAAGTTTGCTATTTAATTCAGTTTGCATCGCCCAGGCGGCGGCGTGTGGTACCAACATGGACTCTGTGGGGCCAACCAAG CTGGAGTTCGCCGTGCAGATGACATGTGAGAGCTGCGCAGTTAAAGTCCGAGCTGCTCTGGAGGGTGAACCAG GAGTGAAGTCCGTCAGTGTCGACGTCGGTAAGGAGGAGGTGTTGGTGGATTCCACTCTGACCAGTGCGGAGGTGCAGGCTCTGATAGAGAGCACCGGACGCAGGGCCGTGCTGAAAGGCATGGGAGGATCAGAGCGAG ACCTGGGTTCAGCAGTGGCCATGCTGGCTGGTGTTGGGAAGATCCAGGGGGTGGTGCGTTTCCTGCAGCTGTCTGAGCAGCGTTGCTTGATCGATGGGACCATTGATGGGCTGGAGCCGGGACCCCACGGCCTCCATGTCCACGCCCTGGGGGACCTCACATTGGACTGCCTCAG TTGTGGAGAGCACTATAACCCCTTGGGTCAACAACACGGCGGTCCAGGGGACTCTGAAAGG CATGTAGGTGATCTGGGAAATATTGTTGCTGCACCAGATGGCAGAGCCTCATTCAGACAAGAGGACAGTCAGCtaaag GTGTGGGATGTGATTGGCCGATCGCTGGTGGTGGACGCCGGGGAGGACGACCTGGGTCGAGGCGCTCACCCTCTCTCCAAACAGACTGGGAACTCTGGGGAAAG ACTGGCCTGTGGGATCATCGCCCGATCAGCAGGTCTTTTCCAAAATCCCAAACAGATCTGTGCCTGTGACGGGGTCACGctgtgggaggagagagacaggccAATAGCTGGCATAGGTCGAAGCAAGGCCAACGCAGAGATCCCGGCAGCACACCTCTGA
- the LOC115023475 gene encoding RNA-binding protein 4B-like isoform X1 produces MDKSNTVKLFVGNLALDTTQEELSAIFEPYGQVVSCSVLRQFAFVHLQGEGSAERAIRELNGREFRGRNLVVEESRGRPLHSTKVFVGNLSGMCTTEDLQQLFQTFGKVLECDKVKARHSSSAGYAFVHMENKEDALQAIEALHGTSFKGRPLSVELSKVQPSKQAPTGKIPCVNCGKQGHYAGECPVGKPSLEQYQSQAAVLAAAAAAAAGLPLQVQQSVHNSVYNTSTFDPTYAALTGITTGTRTDGNPVNPAVYGALASQVYGANVASQLYGTVANQAALQSGATQMYSSMTPNIYGQMTASPSAAAVAAAAAAYSPQVYTQNMANSHVYLTAAHGLDMSSAAGVNPAYAVSPAIYGAAAPAYAHISAMGGADPTAIFEAARQAHYFAQGQQVMADQQSVAAAAAAAAAAKSGERDRSPLRRSVPLLPDPVMKPFIYQRAKPRRPLLPTPAGRAAEEAAEAAEDPMARYYAEYYQQLQQYPQFQYAYPPPNAVAGIPGMQGVPGVPTVSAMSAQSVAALEALRPSAAAMAAAMAAPRVYEPPLPPPTRKEAILRRPELSLHTPEPPFR; encoded by the exons ATGGACAAGAGCAACACAGTGAAGCTCTTCGTGGGCAACCTGGCGTTGGACACCACCCAGGAGGAGCTGTCGGCCATCTTCGAACCCTACGGCCAAGTGGTCAGCTGCAGTGTGTTGCGACAGTTTGCCTTCGTCCACCTGCAGGGCGAGGGTTCCGCCGAGCGAGCCATCCGGGAGCTCAATGGACGGGAGTTTCGTGGACGCAATTTGGTGGTGGAGGAGTCGAGGGGACGACCGTTGCACTCCACCAAGGTGTTTGTGGGTAATCTGAGTGGGATGTGCACCACGGAGGACCTCCAGCAGCTGTTCCAGACATTTGGAAAAGTTCTCGAGTGTGATAAAGTCAAAG CCAGGCATTCCTCTTCCGCAGGCTATGCCTTTGTCCATATGGAAAACAAGGAAGACGCACTCCAGGCCATCGAGGCCCTGCATGGCACCTCGTTTAAGGGCCGCCCCCTGTCTGTGGAGCTGTCCAAGGTCCAGCCCAGCAAGCAGGCACCAACAGGAAAGATCCCCTGTGTTAACTGTGGAAAGCAGGGCCACTATGCTGGAGAATGTCCTGTGGGGAAGCCTTCTCTGGAGCAATACCAGAGTCAGGCGGCCgtcctggctgctgctgctgctgcagccgccGGCCTGCCACTACAGGTCCAACAAAGCGTGCACAATTCAGTCTACAACACCTCCACCTTTGACCCCACATATGCGGCTCTTACTGGGATCACCACAGGCACACGCACTGATGGAAACCCAGTGAATCCAGCTGTTTATGGTGCCCTTGCCAGCCAGGTGTATGGTGCCAATGTTGCCAGTCAGCTTTATGGAACGGTGGCCAATCAGGCAGCTCTTCAATCAGGAGCCACCCAAATGTACAGCTCGATGACCCCCAACATCTACGGCCAGATGACTGCATCTCCTTCggctgctgctgtggctgccGCTGCGGCTGCTTACTCACCTCAAGTTTACACCCAGAATATGGCCAACTCGCACGTCTATCTGACTGCTGCTCATGGATTAGACATGTCATCAGCGGCTGGGGTCAACCCTGCCTACGCTGTATCTCCGGCAATTTATGGTGCCGCCGCGCCAGCCTACGCTCACATAAGCGCCATGGGAGGAGCGGACCCGACAGCCATCTTTGAGGCAGCCAGACAGGCACATTACTTTGCCCAGGGCCAGCAGGTTATGGCTGACCAGCAGTCAgtggctgctgcagcagcagcagccgctgCTGCAAAGTCTGGAGAGAGGGACCGCAGTCCGCTGCGGAGGTCAGTACCTCTGCTACCAGACCCAGTGATGAAGCCGTTCATTTACCAGAGAGCCAAGCCGCGCCGACCCCTTCTCCCTACGCCAGCTGGCCGAGCGGCAGAAGaggcagcagaggctgcagaggaCCCCATGGCCAG GTACTATGCGGAGTACtaccagcagctgcagcagtaccCCCAGTTCCAGTATGCCTACCCACCACCGAACGCAGTGGCAGGCATCCCTGGCATGCAGGGAGTGCCGGGAGTCCCCACTGTCTCCGCGATGTCCGCCCAGTCAGTCGCTGCGCTGGAGGCCCTCAGGCCCTCCGCTGCGGCAATGGCAGCCGCCATGGCTGCGCCAAGGGTGTATGAGCCGCCGTTGCCGCCGCCCACGCGCAAGGAGGCCATCCTCCGCCGCCCCGAACTCTCCCTTCACACGCCTGAGCCCCCCTTCCGATAG